The Osmia bicornis bicornis chromosome 12, iOsmBic2.1, whole genome shotgun sequence genome includes a region encoding these proteins:
- the LOC114873228 gene encoding restin homolog isoform X5 — translation MDHLWETHGRRLSEAGLRRGSDNSVVLTEDTDSFIIGDRVWVGGTKPGAIAYIGETQFAPGDWAGVVLDEPIGKNDGSVAGCRYFQCEPKRGIFSRLTRLTRTPLSDMVSPTQKTPTSPLGNMKEGLSKSMSPSLNASTTSLSSTMSQRDLRLGDRVIVSSSQGSKTGVLRYMGPTEFAPGEWCGVELDDPIGKNDGSVGDKRYFECRHKYGLFTPAHKVSRSPTSKRSSCMVHKPTGAALNSSLKKIGSRESLLSLSSIASTASVATRAGVSSARRPGLRTSTPARITLQETLKEKQQEIEILRKERDLERERVTKAANQADQAEQSIISIKQEYEQYREKMQKTVTEAETAFTKLLQEKNALALQLEEEKRKCEDLLFRFEEESVNKDDIQKERTEQCVINTVNENRIKDLERQLLEERERVAQLERDSIKLFETEEELTRLRNEISTVTAQDKHQLEDLQIRNKSLEEIKNNLEREVQEKTTLVEQCVVQIKELESTLNDNQRESTKSETVLRTELEQSTKSLEEKNTLIENMKKEFENSTNTLKEELQKATEMIETVKKETTSEKESLISKYEKMVEEKENLLKIKIQELEMGSKKQLEIQNVALDDLKAENEKQINKLSESFNEQLSMKNSEIKEVSMELNKKISETEKLMAELAAQVNINNKKDEELNIALKKLEELNEKLKLMEEKNDMLSKQIQEYQSKAEDSFKIVQEKQKLEEDIASLRATEATSSTQLQKLNEELKVKEKELSELRSTTAAEIEELTKRYQRQIEEKAKHIEEANTNISQKSLLLSKLENDIVELKSILANKDHEIKTLTEKTLELQSTLTMSQQSKTNLENQLRTFESNIEQLNQQVAGTENKLSQVTAQKEKLEADIANMISSSTDSSAQLVKYNEDLRSKEKELDALKDRAFNSDSMLKSLEAKLNNTEVQLKEANAVILEQRSALEDSKTQLEKEKTLNTTLSDKITAFETENVELNKQIQENEHIKQNLKEKSEEALNLMNELTNRKDEVLNLQKQCDTLQNSHKEEILSLQKEMSNLKSELTASKEETKAIQKLKSKLEADQSANRWSIEELTEKLTAETENRSKLESLITEKDSYLQQLQNKYLKLQETNETLINSKETTNKNLTTSLDAMSNEIKELKDKLVTATETIKSKEDALVQTKKETEQTEAQVLKLNDIISKMQKDQSDNANETKKIQDALVEKEKEISSILETKISLENKVQNLESRLQDNATTLESQLKSVQQDLTMKDKSLQEMDRLIKELESSKDESITKLRSNYECDMKSKQTELENAIKKISELQQKQQSVQTLVEKQNIDLNNKEVMIEKLTAEIKVLENAQTEKLKADEQTRNEEIKLTQSKLNEVIKENRNLMDTKESFEKMLKEQKEKIEILTNTMKNKEKESEKNMQNLMEKLNRVSSESAQLKEAQNNLEKENKLITAKWTEATNQLKLTRENIKNNYDAAGGDMKHIGDKDIDSLKFKEDYETAKGQIEFLNSVIVDMQRKNETLLCKIEVLEMGVPANEADEYTTTTLEKRMAAPRMFCDICDQFDLHETEDCPRQAQDFLETEKIAKSPKKVSVERPYCENCEMFGHDTRDCDDAETF, via the exons ATGGATCATCTTTGGGAAACGCACGGTCGCCGGTTAAGCGAGGCTGGCTTGCGCAGAGGATCAG ATAACAGTGTCGTCTTAACAGAAGACACCGACAGCTTCATAATAGGAGATCGAGTATGGGTTGGTGGTACCAAACCAGGCGCCATCGCCTATATAGGAGAGACCCAATTTGCACCTGGAGACTGGGCTGGTGTAGTCCTGGATGAACCAATCG GAAAGAACGATGGCTCAGTTGCTGGTTGCCGATATTTTCAATGCGAACCGAAACGAGGGATATTCTCACGTTTGACTAGGCTCACCAGAACACCGTTGTCGGATATGGTATCACCTACACAGAAGACACCAACATCTCCACTTGGCAATATGAAAGAAGGCTTGAGCAAGTCTATGTCTCCGTCTTTAA ACGCATCAACGACGAGTCTGTCGTCCACGATGTCACAGAGGGATCTAAGGCTAGGCGACAGGGTAATAGTATCGTCCAGCCAAGGCAGCAAAACAGGTGTCCTCAGGTACATGGGCCCCACAGAATTTGCACCAGGCGAATGGTGTGGCGTGGAACTCGATGACCCAATTGGAAAAAACGATGGCTCCGTTGGTGATAAGAG GTACTTTGAGTGTCGACATAAATACGGCCTGTTCACACCCGCACACAAGGTCAGCCGGTCGCCAACCAGCAAAAGGTCATCGTGTATGGTACACAAGCCAACCGGCGCTGCTCTAAACTCGTCCCTGAAGAAGATTGGTTCCAGAGAGTCTCTACTTTCACTGTCGAGCATCGCCAGCACCGCGAGCGTAGCCACCAGGGCTGGTGTTAGCTCAGCGAGG AGGCCTGGTTTGCGCACGTCGACACCTGCACGAATTACACTGCAG gAAACATTAAAAGAGAAGCAGCAGGAGATAGAAATCCTTCGGAAAGAAAGAGATCTAGAACGTGAGCGCGTTACAAAAGCTGCTAATCAAGCAGATCAAGCTGAACaatcaattatttcaataaaacaaGAATATGAGCAG TACCGGGAAAAGATGCAGAAAACAGTTACAGAAGCAGAAACTGCATTCACAAAACTGCTGCAGGAGAAGAATGCCCTGGCTTTACAATTGGAAGAGGAGAAGAGGAAATGTGAAGATCTTTTGTTTCGGTTTGAAGAAGAATCAGTCAATAAGGATGATATTCAG AAAGAGAGAACTGAGCAATGT GTAATAAATACggtaaatgaaaatagaataaaGGATCTCGAAAGGCAATTGTTAGAGGAAAGGGAACGCGTTGCTCAATTAGAACGCGATAGCATAAAACTGTTTGAAACCGAAGAGGAATTGACACGTCTTCGCAACGAGATCTCCACTGTTACCGCTCAAGATAAACACCAGTTGGAAG ACTTGCAGATTCGCAATAAGAGTTTAGAAGAAATTAAGAACAATCTTGAAAGGGAAGTACAAGAAAAGACAACACTTGTGGAACAATGTGTCGTACAAATAAAAGAACTGGAATCAACATTGAATGATAATCAAAGGGAAAGTACCAAATCAGAAACTGTTTTACGAACAGAATTAGAACAATCAACGAAAAGTTTAGAGGAGAAAAATACTCTGatagaaaatatgaaaaaagaatttgaaaatagtACAAATACTTTGAAAGAAGAACTGCAAAAGGCCACCGAAATGATAGAGactgtaaaaaaagaaaccacGAGTGAAAAGGAATCATTGATAtctaaatatgaaaaaatggtggaggagaaagaaaatcttctaaagataaaaattcaagaattagAAATGGGAtctaaaaaacaattagagaTACAAAACGTTGCTTTGGACGATTTAAAAGCTGAGaatgaaaaacaaattaaCAAACTTTCAGAGTCCTTCAATGAACAGTTAAGTatgaaaaattcagaaatCAAGGAAGTTTCAatggaattaaataaaaaaatatcagaaACTGAAAAACTGATGGCAGAACTGGCAGCACAggttaatataaataataaaaaagatgaGGAGTTAAATATTGCTTTGAAAAAACTTGAAG AACTGAACGAAAAATTGAAGTTGATGGAAGAGAAGAATGATATGCTTTCTAAACAGATACAAGAGTATCAATCAAAGGCTGAAGATAGCTTTAAAATAGTTCAAGAAAAGCAAAAATTA GAAGAAGATATTGCGTCTTTACGAGCTACCGAGGCAACTTCTTCTACacaattacaaaaattaaatgaagaaTTGAAAGTGAAGGAAAAAGAATTGTCTGAGCTTCGTTCAACTACCGCAGCTGAAATAGAGGAATTGACTAAACGTTATCAGCGtcaaattgaagaaaaagCGAAACACATTGAAGAGGCAAACACAAACATATCTCAAAAGTCATTATTACTTAGcaaattagaaaatgatatAGTTGAACTAAAATCAATTCTAGCGAATAAAGATCATGAGATCAAAACTCTTACGGAAAAAACTTTag agTTACAGAGCACGCTTACTATGTCACAACAAAGTAAAACAAATTTGGAGAATCAGCTTCGGACATTTGAAAGCAACATAGAACAATTAAATCAGCAAGTAGCTGGCACGGAAAATAAGTTGTCTCAGGTTACCGCTCAAAAAGAGAAATTG GAGGCTGATATTGCAAATATGATAAGTAGTTCCACTGATTCGTCTGCACAACTTGTAAAATATAACGAAGATTTGCGAtcaaaagagaaagaattaGATGCATTAAAAGATAGAGCATTTAACAGTGATAGTATGCTGAAATCATTAGAGGCTAAATTGAATAATACGGAAGTACAATTAAAAGAAGCTAACGCAGTAATTCTAGAACAACGCTCGGCATTAGAAGATAGTAAGACTCAGttggaaaaagagaaaacattAAATACAACGTTATCTGATAAAATAACAGCTTTTGAAACAGAGAACGTAGAACTGAATAAGCAAATACAGGAAAATGAACATATTAAGCAGAATCTTAAAGAAAAGTCTGAAGAAGCATTGAACCTTATGAATGAATTAACAAACCGTAAAGATGAAGTTCTTAATCTTCAAAAACAATGTGATACGCTGCAAAACTCGCACAAAGAAGAGATATTATCGCTTCAAAAAGAAATGAGTAATTTAAAATCAGAATTGACTGCTTCTAAAGAAGAGACAAAAGCAATccaaaaattgaaatcgaaaCTAGAAGCAGATCAAAGTGCCAATCGTTGGTCTATCGAAGAATTAACAGAGAAATTAACAGCTGAGACTGAAAACCGTTCAAAATTAGAATCTTTAATAACCGAGAAAGATTCTTATTTGCAACagttacaaaataaatatttgaaattacaagaAACTAATGAAACATTAATAAATAGTAAAGAAACAACTAATAAAAATCTAACAACTTCGTTGGATGCTATGtccaatgaaataaaagaattaaaagatAAACTAGTCACTGCAACAGAAACCATCAAAAGTAAAGAGGATGCTCTTGTTCAAACGAAAAAGGAAACTGAACAAACTGAAGCACAAGTTTTAAAACTTAAtgatattatttcaaaaatgcAAAAAGATCAATCAGATAATGCAAACGAAACGAAGAAGATACAAGATGCTCttgtagaaaaagaaaaagaaatatctaGCATTCTAGAAACAAAGAtttctttagaaaataaaGTACAAAATTTAGAATCACGATTACAAGATAATGCAACAACGTTAGAATCCCAATTGAAGAGTGTACAACAGGATTTAACCATGAAAGATAAATCACTGCAGGAGATGGATCGcttaataaaagaattagaAAGCTCTAAAGATGAATCTATAACGAAATTACGGAGTAACTACGAATGTGATATGAAATCTAAGCAAACTGAACTTGAAAATgcaattaagaaaatttctgAATTACAGCAGAAGCAACAATCCGTTCAAACTTTGGTTGAGAAACAAAATATTGacttaaataataaagaagTTATGATAGAGAAATTAACAGCAGAAATAAAGGTTTTAGAAAATGCACAAACAGAGAAGCTTAAAGCAGACGAACAGACgcgaaacgaagaaataaaactTACTCAAAGTAAACTGAATGAAGTGATTAAAGAAAATAGGAATTTGATGGATACTAAAGAATCGTttgaaaaaatgttaaaagaaCAGAAGGAGAAAATCGAAATACTGACAAATACTatgaaaaataaggaaaaagaaagtgaGAAAAACATGCAGAATTtgatggaaaaattaaatcgTGTATCTTCGGAATCCGCACAGTTAAAGGAAGCACAAAACAATTT ggaaaaagaaaataaattaattactgCAAAATGGACGGAGGCGACGAATCAGTTAAAACTGACTCGcgaaaatataaagaataatTATGAT GCAGCAGGAGGTGATATGAAACATATag GCGATAAGGATATTGATTccttaaaatttaaagaagaCTATGAAACGGCGAAAGGCCAGATAGAGTTTTTAAATTCTGTAATAGTAGATATGCAAcgtaaaaatgaaactttgttATGTAAAATTGAGGTTCTTGAAATGGGAGTACCCGCTAATGAAGCTGACGAATATACAAC AACCACCTTAGAGAAACGTATGGCCGCACCACGTATGTTCTGTGATATATGTGATCAATTCGATTTACATGAAACAGAAGATTGTCCACGCCAAGCCCAAGACTTTTTAGAAACAgagaaaattgcaaaatcCCCAAAAAAGGTGTCGGTGGAAAGACCGTACTGCGAAAACTGTGAAA TGTTTGGACACGATACTCGTGATTGCGATGATGCCGAAACGTTTTAA
- the LOC114873228 gene encoding restin homolog isoform X3 — protein sequence MTDPKPSGLRPPSKIGRPCSNLPPRPAVPPSPPRSSMNQMDHLWETHGRRLSEAGLRRGSDNSVVLTEDTDSFIIGDRVWVGGTKPGAIAYIGETQFAPGDWAGVVLDEPIGKNDGSVAGCRYFQCEPKRGIFSRLTRLTRTPLSDMVSPTQKTPTSPLGNMKEGLSKSMSPSLNASTTSLSSTMSQRDLRLGDRVIVSSSQGSKTGVLRYMGPTEFAPGEWCGVELDDPIGKNDGSVGDKRYFECRHKYGLFTPAHKVSRSPTSKRSSCMVHKPTGAALNSSLKKIGSRESLLSLSSIASTASVATRAGVSSARETLKEKQQEIEILRKERDLERERVTKAANQADQAEQSIISIKQEYEQYREKMQKTVTEAETAFTKLLQEKNALALQLEEEKRKCEDLLFRFEEESVNKDDIQKERTEQCVINTVNENRIKDLERQLLEERERVAQLERDSIKLFETEEELTRLRNEISTVTAQDKHQLEDLQIRNKSLEEIKNNLEREVQEKTTLVEQCVVQIKELESTLNDNQRESTKSETVLRTELEQSTKSLEEKNTLIENMKKEFENSTNTLKEELQKATEMIETVKKETTSEKESLISKYEKMVEEKENLLKIKIQELEMGSKKQLEIQNVALDDLKAENEKQINKLSESFNEQLSMKNSEIKEVSMELNKKISETEKLMAELAAQVNINNKKDEELNIALKKLEELNEKLKLMEEKNDMLSKQIQEYQSKAEDSFKIVQEKQKLEEDIASLRATEATSSTQLQKLNEELKVKEKELSELRSTTAAEIEELTKRYQRQIEEKAKHIEEANTNISQKSLLLSKLENDIVELKSILANKDHEIKTLTEKTLELQSTLTMSQQSKTNLENQLRTFESNIEQLNQQVAGTENKLSQVTAQKEKLEADIANMISSSTDSSAQLVKYNEDLRSKEKELDALKDRAFNSDSMLKSLEAKLNNTEVQLKEANAVILEQRSALEDSKTQLEKEKTLNTTLSDKITAFETENVELNKQIQENEHIKQNLKEKSEEALNLMNELTNRKDEVLNLQKQCDTLQNSHKEEILSLQKEMSNLKSELTASKEETKAIQKLKSKLEADQSANRWSIEELTEKLTAETENRSKLESLITEKDSYLQQLQNKYLKLQETNETLINSKETTNKNLTTSLDAMSNEIKELKDKLVTATETIKSKEDALVQTKKETEQTEAQVLKLNDIISKMQKDQSDNANETKKIQDALVEKEKEISSILETKISLENKVQNLESRLQDNATTLESQLKSVQQDLTMKDKSLQEMDRLIKELESSKDESITKLRSNYECDMKSKQTELENAIKKISELQQKQQSVQTLVEKQNIDLNNKEVMIEKLTAEIKVLENAQTEKLKADEQTRNEEIKLTQSKLNEVIKENRNLMDTKESFEKMLKEQKEKIEILTNTMKNKEKESEKNMQNLMEKLNRVSSESAQLKEAQNNLEKENKLITAKWTEATNQLKLTRENIKNNYDAAGGDMKHIGDKDIDSLKFKEDYETAKGQIEFLNSVIVDMQRKNETLLCKIEVLEMGVPANEADEYTTTTLEKRMAAPRMFCDICDQFDLHETEDCPRQAQDFLETEKIAKSPKKVSVERPYCENCEMFGHDTRDCDDAETF from the exons ATGACAGATCCAAAACCATCAGGATTAAGGCCACCATCAAAAATTGGCAGGCCATGTAGTAATCTACCACCGAGACCAGCAGTTCCACCGTCACCACCAAGATCATCAATGA ACCAGATGGATCATCTTTGGGAAACGCACGGTCGCCGGTTAAGCGAGGCTGGCTTGCGCAGAGGATCAG ATAACAGTGTCGTCTTAACAGAAGACACCGACAGCTTCATAATAGGAGATCGAGTATGGGTTGGTGGTACCAAACCAGGCGCCATCGCCTATATAGGAGAGACCCAATTTGCACCTGGAGACTGGGCTGGTGTAGTCCTGGATGAACCAATCG GAAAGAACGATGGCTCAGTTGCTGGTTGCCGATATTTTCAATGCGAACCGAAACGAGGGATATTCTCACGTTTGACTAGGCTCACCAGAACACCGTTGTCGGATATGGTATCACCTACACAGAAGACACCAACATCTCCACTTGGCAATATGAAAGAAGGCTTGAGCAAGTCTATGTCTCCGTCTTTAA ACGCATCAACGACGAGTCTGTCGTCCACGATGTCACAGAGGGATCTAAGGCTAGGCGACAGGGTAATAGTATCGTCCAGCCAAGGCAGCAAAACAGGTGTCCTCAGGTACATGGGCCCCACAGAATTTGCACCAGGCGAATGGTGTGGCGTGGAACTCGATGACCCAATTGGAAAAAACGATGGCTCCGTTGGTGATAAGAG GTACTTTGAGTGTCGACATAAATACGGCCTGTTCACACCCGCACACAAGGTCAGCCGGTCGCCAACCAGCAAAAGGTCATCGTGTATGGTACACAAGCCAACCGGCGCTGCTCTAAACTCGTCCCTGAAGAAGATTGGTTCCAGAGAGTCTCTACTTTCACTGTCGAGCATCGCCAGCACCGCGAGCGTAGCCACCAGGGCTGGTGTTAGCTCAGCGAGG gAAACATTAAAAGAGAAGCAGCAGGAGATAGAAATCCTTCGGAAAGAAAGAGATCTAGAACGTGAGCGCGTTACAAAAGCTGCTAATCAAGCAGATCAAGCTGAACaatcaattatttcaataaaacaaGAATATGAGCAG TACCGGGAAAAGATGCAGAAAACAGTTACAGAAGCAGAAACTGCATTCACAAAACTGCTGCAGGAGAAGAATGCCCTGGCTTTACAATTGGAAGAGGAGAAGAGGAAATGTGAAGATCTTTTGTTTCGGTTTGAAGAAGAATCAGTCAATAAGGATGATATTCAG AAAGAGAGAACTGAGCAATGT GTAATAAATACggtaaatgaaaatagaataaaGGATCTCGAAAGGCAATTGTTAGAGGAAAGGGAACGCGTTGCTCAATTAGAACGCGATAGCATAAAACTGTTTGAAACCGAAGAGGAATTGACACGTCTTCGCAACGAGATCTCCACTGTTACCGCTCAAGATAAACACCAGTTGGAAG ACTTGCAGATTCGCAATAAGAGTTTAGAAGAAATTAAGAACAATCTTGAAAGGGAAGTACAAGAAAAGACAACACTTGTGGAACAATGTGTCGTACAAATAAAAGAACTGGAATCAACATTGAATGATAATCAAAGGGAAAGTACCAAATCAGAAACTGTTTTACGAACAGAATTAGAACAATCAACGAAAAGTTTAGAGGAGAAAAATACTCTGatagaaaatatgaaaaaagaatttgaaaatagtACAAATACTTTGAAAGAAGAACTGCAAAAGGCCACCGAAATGATAGAGactgtaaaaaaagaaaccacGAGTGAAAAGGAATCATTGATAtctaaatatgaaaaaatggtggaggagaaagaaaatcttctaaagataaaaattcaagaattagAAATGGGAtctaaaaaacaattagagaTACAAAACGTTGCTTTGGACGATTTAAAAGCTGAGaatgaaaaacaaattaaCAAACTTTCAGAGTCCTTCAATGAACAGTTAAGTatgaaaaattcagaaatCAAGGAAGTTTCAatggaattaaataaaaaaatatcagaaACTGAAAAACTGATGGCAGAACTGGCAGCACAggttaatataaataataaaaaagatgaGGAGTTAAATATTGCTTTGAAAAAACTTGAAG AACTGAACGAAAAATTGAAGTTGATGGAAGAGAAGAATGATATGCTTTCTAAACAGATACAAGAGTATCAATCAAAGGCTGAAGATAGCTTTAAAATAGTTCAAGAAAAGCAAAAATTA GAAGAAGATATTGCGTCTTTACGAGCTACCGAGGCAACTTCTTCTACacaattacaaaaattaaatgaagaaTTGAAAGTGAAGGAAAAAGAATTGTCTGAGCTTCGTTCAACTACCGCAGCTGAAATAGAGGAATTGACTAAACGTTATCAGCGtcaaattgaagaaaaagCGAAACACATTGAAGAGGCAAACACAAACATATCTCAAAAGTCATTATTACTTAGcaaattagaaaatgatatAGTTGAACTAAAATCAATTCTAGCGAATAAAGATCATGAGATCAAAACTCTTACGGAAAAAACTTTag agTTACAGAGCACGCTTACTATGTCACAACAAAGTAAAACAAATTTGGAGAATCAGCTTCGGACATTTGAAAGCAACATAGAACAATTAAATCAGCAAGTAGCTGGCACGGAAAATAAGTTGTCTCAGGTTACCGCTCAAAAAGAGAAATTG GAGGCTGATATTGCAAATATGATAAGTAGTTCCACTGATTCGTCTGCACAACTTGTAAAATATAACGAAGATTTGCGAtcaaaagagaaagaattaGATGCATTAAAAGATAGAGCATTTAACAGTGATAGTATGCTGAAATCATTAGAGGCTAAATTGAATAATACGGAAGTACAATTAAAAGAAGCTAACGCAGTAATTCTAGAACAACGCTCGGCATTAGAAGATAGTAAGACTCAGttggaaaaagagaaaacattAAATACAACGTTATCTGATAAAATAACAGCTTTTGAAACAGAGAACGTAGAACTGAATAAGCAAATACAGGAAAATGAACATATTAAGCAGAATCTTAAAGAAAAGTCTGAAGAAGCATTGAACCTTATGAATGAATTAACAAACCGTAAAGATGAAGTTCTTAATCTTCAAAAACAATGTGATACGCTGCAAAACTCGCACAAAGAAGAGATATTATCGCTTCAAAAAGAAATGAGTAATTTAAAATCAGAATTGACTGCTTCTAAAGAAGAGACAAAAGCAATccaaaaattgaaatcgaaaCTAGAAGCAGATCAAAGTGCCAATCGTTGGTCTATCGAAGAATTAACAGAGAAATTAACAGCTGAGACTGAAAACCGTTCAAAATTAGAATCTTTAATAACCGAGAAAGATTCTTATTTGCAACagttacaaaataaatatttgaaattacaagaAACTAATGAAACATTAATAAATAGTAAAGAAACAACTAATAAAAATCTAACAACTTCGTTGGATGCTATGtccaatgaaataaaagaattaaaagatAAACTAGTCACTGCAACAGAAACCATCAAAAGTAAAGAGGATGCTCTTGTTCAAACGAAAAAGGAAACTGAACAAACTGAAGCACAAGTTTTAAAACTTAAtgatattatttcaaaaatgcAAAAAGATCAATCAGATAATGCAAACGAAACGAAGAAGATACAAGATGCTCttgtagaaaaagaaaaagaaatatctaGCATTCTAGAAACAAAGAtttctttagaaaataaaGTACAAAATTTAGAATCACGATTACAAGATAATGCAACAACGTTAGAATCCCAATTGAAGAGTGTACAACAGGATTTAACCATGAAAGATAAATCACTGCAGGAGATGGATCGcttaataaaagaattagaAAGCTCTAAAGATGAATCTATAACGAAATTACGGAGTAACTACGAATGTGATATGAAATCTAAGCAAACTGAACTTGAAAATgcaattaagaaaatttctgAATTACAGCAGAAGCAACAATCCGTTCAAACTTTGGTTGAGAAACAAAATATTGacttaaataataaagaagTTATGATAGAGAAATTAACAGCAGAAATAAAGGTTTTAGAAAATGCACAAACAGAGAAGCTTAAAGCAGACGAACAGACgcgaaacgaagaaataaaactTACTCAAAGTAAACTGAATGAAGTGATTAAAGAAAATAGGAATTTGATGGATACTAAAGAATCGTttgaaaaaatgttaaaagaaCAGAAGGAGAAAATCGAAATACTGACAAATACTatgaaaaataaggaaaaagaaagtgaGAAAAACATGCAGAATTtgatggaaaaattaaatcgTGTATCTTCGGAATCCGCACAGTTAAAGGAAGCACAAAACAATTT ggaaaaagaaaataaattaattactgCAAAATGGACGGAGGCGACGAATCAGTTAAAACTGACTCGcgaaaatataaagaataatTATGAT GCAGCAGGAGGTGATATGAAACATATag GCGATAAGGATATTGATTccttaaaatttaaagaagaCTATGAAACGGCGAAAGGCCAGATAGAGTTTTTAAATTCTGTAATAGTAGATATGCAAcgtaaaaatgaaactttgttATGTAAAATTGAGGTTCTTGAAATGGGAGTACCCGCTAATGAAGCTGACGAATATACAAC AACCACCTTAGAGAAACGTATGGCCGCACCACGTATGTTCTGTGATATATGTGATCAATTCGATTTACATGAAACAGAAGATTGTCCACGCCAAGCCCAAGACTTTTTAGAAACAgagaaaattgcaaaatcCCCAAAAAAGGTGTCGGTGGAAAGACCGTACTGCGAAAACTGTGAAA TGTTTGGACACGATACTCGTGATTGCGATGATGCCGAAACGTTTTAA